The Zingiber officinale cultivar Zhangliang chromosome 2A, Zo_v1.1, whole genome shotgun sequence genomic sequence TCTTCCCTACTATTCATGTGTTGGTCAATTAGGCAAATATGGAATTAGAAAGATTTTTACTAACATCTGGGTTAGTGGAAGAAGAGGTGCCAATGGGCTATGTTCAGCTTGGATAGCCTGGTTTCAATCAGGTTCTGTATGCACGGTCTGCGACAGTGCAGTATCAGATCCAATGACTATGCCCTGTCTGAACCCAGTGGGCTGAAAAACCTGCACCTGGCACAGACCCGCAAACATAGCTGAGCCAAGTGTGACATGCGCTGATTATGGTCAATCTGTGACAAGCATGACAAGGATGTTTGGTCTTTTGTTAAAAAAACAATTCCCTCCATAATTGCTCTGAAGTAGCCATATATACCTTAGAAACATTTGCATAGGTTAAATTCAATGGTAATTTTGGTTACTTGATCTTGGAGGAATTTTCCGTAGCCTTGTTCCTTGGCTTGGCAATGGTTATTTGTTCATTACAGTTTATCTGTTCAATTTatatcttttgtttttatttatagATTTtgcaagaaaataaaaaaaaaaaaaatccttaaggAAATCTTGAGGTTGTTTATCTAAtggtttttttcttcttttccagAATCTTTCAATTGATTATCTTTCCTTCACTATTAGACCTTTGAGTTGGATGAATTTCTCCTGGATGTCACTGCAATTACTTACGGGTGAATTTGATCTGAAATGTTTTTGTTTTTCATGAAGGTAAAAAGGTCGGTAAATATAAAGCAAAATCAGAGACTCAACAGCCAAGCAAagaggaactgagaaagaaaatatgCGAAATTTTGAAAGAAGTTGACTTCAACACAGttagtattttttctttatttttcattaTGAAAATAGGCCAAAAGTGACAGTTTCTTGCGCAAATAGTGCAGTTTTGGGATCAAAACTCACCTGACAATGGGCCACAGCCTCCACCACTGTCCCACAGTGATTAGGTTAAACATAGAGCTATGTAGTATGTTTGTCTTTTAGGAACTCTTGGTCGATAGAATATATTTGAGATAGGCAGTTTTTTCCTAGGTTGTTCTAGTCAGTCTGCAAGAGATGTTGATATCGGTGGTCCTTCATTCCTACTAagtttttttcttagaaatctgTTCAGTAATTGCCCACACAAACAGGATTTTACCCAACCGTCGTTGATGTTTGTTTAACAATACAACATTTTGCATGCCAAATTTCTCATACTATCGGTCCTAGTTTGGTTTCATCAGTTCATGACACTGGCCTACTGTTTGTTTCAGGCAACTTTTACTGACATTCTGAAGCGGCTAGGTATTTACTTTTTGATTTTTGTTGTCTTTATTGCATTTAACATCAATCCAATGTAACACAATTGCCGCAATTCTTCTGATTAGCTGGTCATTACAAAACTGATCTGACTCCGCGAAAGGCATCGATAAAGCTCATGATCCAGGAGGAGCTGACCAAACTGGCAGAAgctgaagaagatgaagatgaagaagaacaacCAAAAGCTAAGAACAAGCGTACAAAGAAGCAGACGGTTACTTGACAAGCCATACTGTCGTACCTGTCAGTTAACCATGTATTTTAGGCGTTCATTGATGTCGTTAACCATGTAGTCTACCTCTGTAGAGGCTGTATTTATTCGTAGGTGTAGTTCTGTTTCTGATAACTGTGACTCGGTTGTTACTACCTGGTTATCGTTATTGGGCAACGGTCAATGCTTACTGGTTGTAAACTAGTAAATGTATCGACTACTAAGTTTATGTAATTTGTTGCCTGCCCATGCTGTCTCAATTTGGTTGTCAACATGCTTCTATCCTTGTTCTTTTGGGTATAACCTGAATGCTACTAGTATTAAAGTGCTGGTTGTTTTGGACAGTTTAAGCATACTTGAACACAATTCAACAAGAAACTGACTAAACACAAAATAAGGCGAGTAAAATCATACAACATAGTTACTCTTTTAAGATGTAGCTAGCTGTTGCAAAATCATGAATTGACGAGATAATCGATTAATTCCGAAGATGACCATGACCGTTCtgattttataaaaatctttatttCATCAACCATCCAACTTTATTTCATCAACCATCAAATAAATCATCATCCATCTTTATTTCATCAACCATCAAGATAAATTCAAACAACTCTCGCATTGAGCTCAGAACAATCGGACATTTTGGGTGGAGCTTCATACTCCTGATGCTCCGGTTTGCGCCTCTGTGAACTTTCTGCGGTACCGTGCCACAGGgggcaaaaaaaaaagaagttatgATTGAACTTTGATTACTTTTAAGACATACATCAACATGAGAGAATGCACATATAAGGAATATCACGAAGAGGTATTCACCATCCAGCAGTTTAACGGACATTGGGCAAACTTTGATTATTGAATTTTTAATCAATAATCACACATTTTgtttctacatttatttattttttaaaaaaaatgcatatTACTGCATTGTGCCTGGTCAAAACAAATATCCTAGCACTGCCGTATTGATGGCCCAACAGCAATGCCACAACCAGAAAACTGTAAAAGTACTATATAAAACAACTAACAGTCTTGGCATCACAATTATCTTGCACGAGCATGGAAAAACATTAGGCCTTAGGGGATGATAACATCAAACAACCTGGCATACATGGGGGAGGGCATGTGACACACCGAATTTCGATCCCAATACCTCAACTACCGTACCACCCCGAGGAGACCAATCTGGCATACAACATTGCAGCAAAGGCGAACCCAATCTGGCATACAACATGAtgcaaaaggttggaaccgccaacccagcggccccctcaccccggccccacaagtatgagagggagtaaatcacggtgaatacgggcccagctatgacatggcggtcttaggtgtttagcacggacagatattgatgttatcgcaattgctgccgcagaccttcgacctcccgactcatgatgcaagaataccatgtcataaccggctgatcccgcccgtgggggccAATCTGGCATACAACATGATTGTACTGAAGATTGTGAATACTGTTGTTGTGACCACTTGATCACAAGATTTATGATTTCTACCTACAATTCCAGATCTGGATGAATGATTCCTACCTACAATTCAAGATTCAGATGAATCGAATACAAAAAAATCATAACAATATGATTCAATTCAAAACAAGTttaatataaatcatattttataTCATTGTGGAACAAATAATATTATCATCACAAGAATTAAATCTGACTCAATAAAATTAAGCTAAGCGATATAATAAAAAGAcatgacttttttttttattaaatgtaGAACTGGAGAGACTGGGAGGATGTAATCCAGGAATGGACAACAATGTAAAATAAGAAAACCAATCATGTAGATACTCAAGAGTCTAAGGTGACAATGAAGATGAAGTCAACAATAACTAAGCAGAAAagaaatcatctcacatcaaagTCATTTACATCTTCCTTTGTTTACATAATGCTGTAGTCTGAcctctttataaaaaaaatgtggaaccgccacatcagcggcccccctagagccggtcccacggatatggagggaggtaaatgcaggtacacaggtggaaagtgcatagcggagacgttaaccccaggcagtgacaccccggggatcgacccctggacctttcagccacagaaccatgcactctccatctgtgctacgccctggggactgtAGTCTGACCTCTTTATGATGCTACTGAGTAGTGACCATGAGACTCAAAGTTGATAACAAGAGTGCACcaagatttataaataaaatgaaaaacaaaaacaatgtTCTTCAGTTAAAGACACAATGAGATATTAACCTACAATCATGATCAATATTCTCCACTGATCATATTATGCTATCAATACCATATAACATTGATGATAATCTTTTTAAAGTAAAGCATATTCAAGTAATTGGGAAATTTGAACATATTTGATCATTTTGAATGTACCCTCACAGTTCATGTTTCAAAAAAGTACTCAAACTGATTCATGCCTCGATTGACAACCATACTTATTGCACTTCAAGCCAAgagaatgcaaaaaaaaaaaaagcttcaCATGAAGCTTCAGCCATTTCATTAGAATTTATTAGGCATAGAAGAATTGTTCACTGCCACAACAATGAAACTCCATCACCCCATTCTAGTGGCAGATTTGTCATCTCAGTATTGCTAACAACTGAGTTTcgcaaagaaaaaaaacaagggaCTAGCTTCCTGTGCATGCATGATCATCACAATTATAAGATCTGAATCGCATATTATGCATTAACTCATCTAGGATCCTGATGAATTTTACAAGAACTAAAAGTAGGATATGAGAGCAAGGACCATTGTGCTACCTTGCTGCAAGAAGAAATAGATTATAAATTAGAGAATAGACAGTGATAAAAATAAAGTCTTCGCATCATGTAAACAATGGGTCCTCGCATATAACATTATTGTAGCCATTAAACAGGTTAGTAAGGAGTCTAGCAGTTAAGACTAAAAGTATTAACCTATAAAGCTTGATTTTCTTTAAACCAACTGGGTCATATGCTTTGATAGTCAAATCAGACATTAATTAGATTGAACCAAACAGAAAATGACTGAAGTCATTTCACATCGTAGTAAACCTTTTTCTCTCAACTCCCAAAAGGAGAAACAAAAATGTGATAGAGTGAATGAAAAGAACCTACAGTCTACATACCTAAGATTTCTGAACCAATTTGACCCACTCGAACAAAAAAAAAGTTCAAATTTCCACCGAATTTGAATTGCCAAGAAATTCTGTTTACATTTCTGCACCACAAGCCTTGTCTAAATGTACTTTAAAGCTGAGCAAGGTCATGTGGCTTCTCCATAGCTTCTCTAAGTATCATTTCTGCTCTCTTCTTTTTGTCATCCTTTTCTTCATCCCTGAAAGGCCACGCATCCTTTCTAGGATTCATAGCAATTAATGACGATGCTATAGACTTCTTGTCAACTCCAATCTTAAAATGCACAGTAGGTCTGCTTGTAAGTAATGGTTTCTTCTCACTCAAATCCAAGTCAAGAGAGCCGGACTTCACTGCCTCAATGATGGGAGCAAAAGTCTCAACGGCCGTCAACTTCTTGTCTTCATCTGACAACTTCTTGCCTTCATCAGACAACTTCTTGCCTTCATCCAACAACTTCTTGCCTTCATCCATTTCGCATGGAATAACAACTTCAGATACTTCCTTCTCAGTGAATGTCAAAGGTGGAGCCAGAAAAGGATTGCTAGTGCTAGCAACCACCTGTTTCCCCTTCCCGGTATCATCATCATTGATAGGTTGAAACCCAGCTGCAGCATTGGAAGCAAGTCGTTGCTGTAACCCTAACAATGACCTCTCGGCCTTCCTCCGCTGCCTTGCTTGTTCAATCTTGTCTGCTTTTGCATCTGTGGCCCTTTTGTTCCAAACTGGCGTATGGACATACGTATGAGGATCAGGGAACCTTGGAAGCCAATCTGGTATGTGCTTTCCCGCTGGCTCTAACCCGGCCTGAGCAAAGCTAGGTGAAGACTTTGGTAACCGCGAAATAGGAAATTTGGGAATGGGCTTAGCAAATGGAACTTCATCAACCGTGTTGACGTACTGGGTGATCTCTCGAGCAACACTGGAACCAACAAGGCAATGATGAATATCTGATGCCCCAGAAAAACCCAACGGCGCACTCAAATCCTCTAAGCTCTGAATGACGTCGAATACATTGCAGTCTGCTCTCCCAGCTAAATTAGCATAAGACCTCGCACTTTTCCCCAAATCATAGATGTACCGGACGACAACCTCAGAGAAAGCATCAATAGCTGATAGATTACATCCTTCGAGACCAACCGACTCACAAATCTGTGCTACGGCAACCTTGGCGACAGCGCGACCAAACTCGTCACATCCCGCTGGTGGCTGATCCTTCTTTGACCTGCTCTCATGATCCCTTTCACTCTCCTTGCCACCATCGCTCATGTTCAATCAATCATATTATCAAGTCCAGAACCAATGGCTTCAGAAATGGATTCCGAAGGCTGACGCTGTCGAAAACCCTAGATTTCAGTAGCATTTGAACCAACACACGCCGAGTGGAGCCACTGAGAATTGCCGCAGCGGCAGGTGCGCTCGAAGACGGTCACTGCGATTCGAAATAGCTTTCTTCAAAGATCCCGGCCGCATCAGCccaggaaaaaaaaaaaggaatccaACGGAACAAGGCAAGATCTAGGGTTTCAAAACGAGAAGAATCGACGAGGACAAAGCAAGAAGCACGGTGGAAGGCAGAGCTTCCGGAAGCTCCGATCAAGAGAACGAGAAGCAACAGCAAGAAATCCCGCGCgattaaccctaaaaataaattcgaaagcgggcagagagagagagagagagagagagagagagagagagagatcgggagggagagggagagggagagagaggacgAGGGCCGTGTGGTTTATTTGCAGAGGCGTAGGGAGTGAGATCTGGGTGCGAGGTAAGGGACGTGCTCCAGGACGGGACACGTGGCGGTTAAATAGCTGCTGGAGAACGTCGGTAACGAGGCTTTATGCCGCTCCGCGGAGCAACGGATCGAGTGTGAGGCGGTGGCGTAAATATTACGGCCAATACAGGGAACAGGCTTGGGTTTGTTTACTTGAGCCTCCTCATTTTTTGTTGCAGTTGACAGTATCCAGCTTACACTTACACTTTCACTTTGCCCGAAAtgatttttcatttaaaaaaaaaaaaaaaacgttcgACCTCCCTATATAAATCACCTTCTAAAATGACACAAATATTCTCctatttaaatcttaattaattcggGTTTGCGTTGTAACAAATAGCTATGCCATCATATCTACTCTACAAGTTCGTATCAATTGTAACTATACtttgtaattattataattataatagttACGATTTCATTATTACTAAAGTTATTGTAGTTATAGTTACAATATGGAGAAACAAATTtaaacgattttttttttttgcatgaaaACATGTCATTATAGATGTCACACCATAGTTAATTGTAGACATCTGAACGagatttgatttgatatattatgtgtccTGTTATTCAacttgaatcaaaagttatagtcTTTCAAAATTTAAGATTTGCGTTGTGACAATTATGAAATTGTAGTTGCTATAGTTATGTAGCAACTACAAAATAATAGTTGCTATAATTGAACTGTCATGCAATTATAGCAACATCAAAATACACTgtgatgttaatttttaaaatgtagtACTATAGTGGTGCTAGTTTTAAGATTTATACAGTACTAAAATgacattgatttttaaaaaataatgccACAATGATGTTATTCTTTGAATATAGTATTACAGTGACTGACGAGAGAGGTAAATTAGAAAATAAGTGtcctatttgaaaaatctaaaagaTAGATGTGCCTTTTAAGAATTTTGCAACTTAAAGTGTGTACATTGTTATAGAGTCGTACTTGTGTTCAATGAGACTTGAAGCGAATAATAAAAAGTGACATTTTTGTTATGGTAAATAACTATaaagttcaatttacaaataacaaatatactaaatacataaataaatcaaaaatattatatcacatcaataaaaagttaacaaatatttgaaataattatataaacactgCTCATTAAGTTATTTTagagaaaaaatatttatcaaacctGTATAATCCAATTATCAGACTATTTCTTTTTCAATCGACAATAATGCTAGCCCAGTTAGCTTATCCTATGACATTGTTGATCAAAGATAATTCTTGATTAAGTTCAAGTTCGAGAAATTTCTTTCTATCGATGGTTAACAAAATCTTATAGGCAGTGTAAGTATTTGGAATAAATCATTCAGTTTTGCCGGACATTATAGCAtatcaattgttctttttgcatTTGTTAAATAGCATCTCATGTGTTGGGTCACTTCGGAGCTAACAACGGGGCGGGGGGTTGCTTCGTAGATGTTGGTTTGAAGCGAATAGAATCGAAGTcaagctctccaatgctaacacgtagatttacttggtatccacctcaagaatagATGACTAATCCATAAATCCACACACCGAGACACCCTCTACTAAGAAAATAACTACTTCTCGGAACAaccaaaggtggagaaatctcgtacaacactcacacaacaagatacaactcgaagcaagaagtaaatacataaATACAAAAGAAAATCTCATCTTGCTTGATCTTGTGTAGTTTGAAGATGCCTCTTGactcttggaagtgcaacaacacttatcCCAAGAGcacttcaagatctggcggtgatgAGTGTGAAGAGCCGGAGATAATCAGAGTTAAGAACTATCTCATTTGAACTCACTGTCACCTTTATATCTACGTTTCtaaggttcccaatcgattgccatgtcagatCACAGTGATCCTAGCCCTCAAAATCCTGCATCCTgcacaacggtcatatcccaatcgattgaccaattgattgggaggcttcaattgatcgactgatcgattcagagcacctctgtgctcttcgTAATATCGCAAGGAAACAGTCCCTAATctatcgatcgattggagtatcctaatcgatcgactgatcaattggggagCACTCTGTGCTCTTCGCGTGagcagcctccaatcgatcagctgaacGATTAACATAGccctaatcgatcgactgatcgattggactctggttcaattgattgactgatcgattgactAACCCTAACTTGATTAACCCAAGTCTAGGatcctaaatccaacatccgatcaaccatgacctgttgggactcgctcatgcctagcatctggtcaaccttgac encodes the following:
- the LOC122042033 gene encoding transcription initiation factor TFIID subunit 8-like, which produces MSDGGKESERDHESRSKKDQPPAGCDEFGRAVAKVAVAQICESVGLEGCNLSAIDAFSEVVVRYIYDLGKSARSYANLAGRADCNVFDVIQSLEDLSAPLGFSGASDIHHCLVGSSVAREITQYVNTVDEVPFAKPIPKFPISRLPKSSPSFAQAGLEPAGKHIPDWLPRFPDPHTYVHTPVWNKRATDAKADKIEQARQRRKAERSLLGLQQRLASNAAAGFQPINDDDTGKGKQVVASTSNPFLAPPLTFTEKEVSEVVIPCEMDEGKKLLDEGKKLSDEGKKLSDEDKKLTAVETFAPIIEAVKSGSLDLDLSEKKPLLTSRPTVHFKIGVDKKSIASSLIAMNPRKDAWPFRDEEKDDKKKRAEMILREAMEKPHDLAQL